The following nucleotide sequence is from Numida meleagris isolate 19003 breed g44 Domestic line unplaced genomic scaffold, NumMel1.0 unplaced_Scaffold244, whole genome shotgun sequence.
ACTTCAGGGCCCGGGATGGTGTaggagtggggctggggttggggctgCAGTCCTTGAAAGGGAGAGCTGAGGGGCACGGGGCCCTGGGGAGGCTGAGGATTGGgactggggggagggggggcaaACCCGGGGGAGGAGACCCTGCAGGGAGGATTGAGACGTGGTGGGAGGGATGCGTACGTACCCTAAGGAATGGATTTGTGGGGGTATAATACCTGGGGGCCCTTTGGGGGGGCAGGGGATGGGCTGTGAGTGTTGGAGGGGAGCACTGAGCGTTGCTGGGGGCTTTGGGaagtggggctggaggggctgaGAGTACTGGGATAGGGGGAAGTGGAGAGACTGTGAGCTCTGAGGGGCGTgggggggtggtggtggagaGTGGGGTTCGGGGAGAGGGGAGAATGGGGCTCAGGGAGTCCCTGAGCACTGGGAGAGTGAGGAGCTGCCCTCAAGCACCAGTGGGGGCTGAGTTGTGGGGGAAATGGGAGCTCAGTTTGGGGCGTTGCAAGCAGCGCGGCACCTGTGCCTCCCGTCCAGCCCACCTCACCACAcctctgccccccccccccccagcgcTGCCATGAAGCGCCTCAAAGGAGCTGACTTTGTGTCCCGCACCGCCAGCCCAGAGGGGACAGAGGAGCTGCTCGCAGAGCTGTCGGTGAGCTGAGGGTGGGGGGTGCCACCTCTTGGCTGAGTGATCCCCAACTGGATACCAATGCTCTTtttccaacccccccccccccatacaGCAAAGCCTGTCCTGTGGCGCAGCGGTGCTGGGCAGCGTACAGAGCACTGTGTGTGACCGAATCCTGCGGGCCTGCGTGCAGCGCCTGGGGGAGCcgagctgctgcctggcacatGCCACCAGCTTGCTGGCGCTGGCTGAGGCTGCCTGCAGGGGCTACGTCACTGCCGCCACCCCCCCGCCCACCCCTCTCTACCTGGAGAAGATCCTCTACCACCTGCTGAAGAACGCGGCCGCACGCAGCCATCGTGATGCCTGCAGGCGGGCGGCAGAGCTCCTCCAcgctcagctctgtgctcaccGGCGCAGCCATGTGCCCTGTGCCGACTTCAGCGCTGTTGCCCACAGCAGCTTCTGCACGCTGTGGAGCGCGGCGGGGACGCTGGGGGACCGCCTGCAGGCCCTGcgcttcctgctgctgctggaggacgAGGAGGGGGCCGTGCTGCCCCTGGAGCCGCCTTTCTTCACCTCGCAGACCGCTCGGCAGGCCGCGGCCGCCGCTCTCTCCAAAGTCCACCAGGCTCCATCCTCGGCTTGCTTTGGCCGGGAGCTGGGGGGCTGCCTCCTGGCCTCCCTGCGCAAGGACGCGGCGCGGCCGCCCGCCCTGCCCCAGGCCCTTTGCTTCTTCGAGCTGGCGTTGGAGCAGTGCCGGCAGCTCTGCAAGGGCGGCTGCTACGAGGAGGCGGAGGCGGCGGTGAGGGACGCACGATGCTTCTTGGGCAGCTCCATGGGCGGCTCCGAGGCATCGTTCAGTGAGGCCCTGGCTCTGCTGGAGGCTGGCGTGGAGCTGAGCTGGGCGCTGGCCACGGGCACGGGCTCGGTGGGGCCGGCCCTGGCGCGGGCAGCGGCGGCGTTGGGCAGCGCGGCAAAGGCCTCGGGGCGCTTCCTCAGAGCGCTGGCCGAGGGCTGCCAGTTTGTCACCGCGTCCCTCAGCGAGCGCgccaggagcagccagcagcgaCCGCTGCCTCAGGAGGACGTGCTGCAGCTCTGCGCCTTTGTGGAGGGGCACTGCCGCGtcctcaccctgctgctgggccTGGTAAGGCTTTGGGGGTAACGAGGGCTCTCCTGTTAATTAGAAGCTCTGGGTGCAGCTGGAGGCATTGTAACCCTTGCAGTCTGCTCCTGTCGGCAGTGTCCCTGTCCCCCACCAGTCCCGCTGCTGTTGTGGCCACACAGTTGACTTTATCCTTCGTCCCTCAGGTTCCTCCTGACGGCGTGAAGCAGTGGCTTGtgctgaagcagctgctgtACCACAGCCTCCAGCTCTTCACCAGCATGGCCTGTGACACCTTCCGTTCCTCCCAGGTACCGGTGATGATGGGGACAGCGTCTAATGGGCtcacaggagcagctggagctgccccGGGGCAGCCCATGGTTGCTGAGGGGCTCTCCATGGGCTCTGACTGCATCCCTCGCAGGTGGCTGGGTGGCCAGGGCAGGAGCGGCTGACGTTGGGCTGCCAGGACACCGTGACACTGATGCTGGAGGCTCTGGAGGGACTTCCCCAGGGCGAGCAAGCCAAGTACCTCGACATCACGGGTCAGTGTCCTCACGGCACGGAGCCTGCTTCCTTGACAACGGGTTGGGGCAAATGTGGTCACACACAGCTCAGCATCTTCCCCTGTTTGTGTACCGGGGAGCACCAAGGGAGGAGGGTCCCTCTGCCTCCCAGCACACGCGGCTGAGGGGCCTGGTCTGTTGCTGGGAGAGGAGCAATTGGGATAGTCCCTTTCCAACACATCTtcagtattcattttttcccctcaacagCATCATGCACATTTAAGCTGGCATACATCTTCTACAACCAGAACCTCCATGAGGAAGCATGTTCCATCTCTGAGCTCTTCTGCAGGAAGCTGAAGACAATAGATGCCTTCAGATTTCCAGAGATACCCCCTGAAAGGGTGAGCAGTTGCAGGATGCCAAAGGGTTTGAGCTGCAACCTGGTGCTATAGAAGCAAAGGAGAGGATGGGGCTCAGCTGCTTCCCCCAGGaaggggagcagctgcagggctgggcggGCAGGCAGGGCGCTGAAGCTGCTCCTctgtgctctccctgcagctgcacaggtGCTTCAGGCTGCAGGTGGAAAGCTACCGAAAGCTGGGCCGGCTTGAGAGTGCACTGGCATCCTGCGTGCAGTGGCTGGTATCGCTGCGGGGCCGCatcagggagctgctggcagagcccaTTGGCCTCTGGGCCCGGGTGAAAACGGACAGCAtgaagcagggagcagaggacTTGCGGCTGAGGTGAGGAGGAGGCTGGCGTGCTGCCCTGTGCGTGGGGGGTCacgctgtgctgtgcttcccGTGCTCCtaaagctgagggagctggggccgtgcagcctggaggaggctctGGAGAGACATGAGAGCGACCTTTCAGTGTTAAATCGGAGCTgtaaggaagaaggggacagagtccagctttgaggtcccctccagcccaagccatgctgtgattctgtggttaaAACGATATCATGGAGCCCTGCACCAAGTCCCCACACAGCCCCTGTTCCCCCAGAACCCTGAAGGAAGAACTGTCTGCTCACCACCTGGACACGGACACCTTGGTGGCTGTGCTCTTCGCCGAGCTGAAGGCTTACAAGGGCGTCCGTGCCGACACGGGGCAGGAACGCTACAACGTGCTCTGCGACCTGCTGGAGATCTGCTCGGAGGAGAGCGGCCGCTTGCACGAGCGCGCTGCCGGCTTGGTGGAGCTGGCCCAGGTCCTGTGCTACCACAACTACGCCCAGCAGACGGACTGGTGGGTGCCACGGGTGTACAGGATGGCTCTGTCCTGTGTCCCTGCAACACCCCTAGGGAGCTTCGGAGGGACCTTGGTGGGATTTAAGGCGTTGGAGCAGTGAGGGATTGGAGTAGCGTTGCTCTGGTGCTTGCTGCTTTTGGGGTGGTTTGGGTGTCGGGTGTCTTTCCTTTTTACGATGTGTTTTGGGGGAGGAAGGCCGTGTTTTAGCTCCTCTCTTCGGCAGCTCTGCGCTGGACTCTGTCCATGAAGCCTTGCGGCTGTTGGACTCGGTGCCCAGGAACGCTGAGAACCgggagcagctcctggatgACCAGGCGCAGGCTCTGCTCTGGCTCTACATCTGCACCCTGGAGTCCAAGCTGGAGGAGGTGTGTGGGGACACCCGCGGCTGCCCAAATGTGTCCCCAAgttttgggggggagggagggggggtCTGCAGTGCCCCTTAATGTGCGACATTGCTGCCTGTCACCTGCTGCAGGGCATAGCAAGGGAGCAGAGAGTCAAAGCTCTGGGGCAGAAGAGCCTGGAAGACTTTGAGCCCAATGACCTCAACTACGAAAGCAGGATGCAGGAGGACGCGTTCCTGAACAGTGGCATCTCCTTCAACCTGGTGACAGAGTTGGGTGAGAGTGTGGCGCTTTTGGGTCGCTCATGCTGTAAGAAAGGCTCCTCTGGGGTGCCTGGATTTGGGCTGGGAGTGAGGTTCTGCCCCGAGGAAGGGGAGGTGGTGTGGTGTACAGTagtggtgctggtggtggctTGGTGTCATGGCAAAGCTGCTCAGCCCCATACTGTGCCCACAGCTCAGTCCAAGAGCCTGGACGATGCCTTAGCCCTAtggaagcagctgctggcatCTCAGTGCGTCCCAGCTGTGCGCAGCCCGGAGCAGACCGTGGCCTCCCTTCTTGTTGCAGCAGCTCTCTACAGGCTGATGGACAAGGTaatgctgctggggctgtggagGGACGTGTTCAGCAGCACAACAGCATTGTCCCCCCAGTATTGTCCCTGATCATGCCGTGGGCTTTTTCTGCCTCCAGCCTCTGCAAGCCATGGAGAGCTACCTGCTGGTGCGAGCCCTGTGCAGCGCGCTTGGGGACGACTTGGGCACAGCCGGAGCCCTCTGCCAGGTCACCAAACTGCTCCTCCAGCTGGAGTGCCCCAGCTATGCCAAGGCAAGCACcatggggaggggggagaaagGGAGGCAGCTCGGCTGGTCCTGCAGGCCCAGCCCTCATGCTGACCCCTtggcttccagctcttcctggaAGAGACAGAGTCGTGCTTGCAGAGAGCTGACAGGGACAGCGACTcctacctgctgctgcagcagaccTGCCTCGTGCTCCGCAGCCAGCTGTACTGCGCCAGCCACCAAGTGAGTCTTCCTGAAAGCCCttttttgcttcagctgcagtgtCGGGGGGCAAGAGGAGACCTTGGCAGTTCTGTCTGGCAGTCCTCAACACCTTGCTGCTGACCTGGGCCCACCTTAGCCATGGAGGCTTCCTGGACCACAGATAgtgacttttttcctctgttgccTCCTACAGATCAAAGATGGCACTGCCCTCTTGTTGGAGGTGCTCCGGAACCCAGCTCTGCAAAAAACTGCCAAGGTCTGGTACGTGCTCCAAGCACAAGTCCTGCAGCTGACTGCCACCTACCTGAGCCTGCCGCCCGCCCACCTCTGTCCAGAGTTCAGGCAGCACATCTTCGCGCAGGGTGAGCCTCCGAGGTGCTGGAAACCCTCCCCGCGAGCACCGGGCTGAAGGCAAAACCCTGTGCAAGCACAGAGCTCAGAGGTTCCCCCAAACCCCAACCTCTTTTGAGACTGGGAAGGGATAGCTGGGTTTTGTGCCGGGTAATACGTACCCATGCCCACGGCAGCTCTCATGCAGGGTGGAAGACGGCTGAGATAGCTCTGAGCGAAGCCCACAAATTGTTACGTAGCATCATCCTCCTCCTGACGGGCAGCAGCATGCTGGGCTCCCACAAGTCGACAGCAGACGTCCAGTTCGTGGATTGTGGTGAGTGAATGGGTGGCGTGGGCTACAGAACAGCTGGAAGGATGCGTGGGCTCCTTTTGCCTCACTGGGGTGAGCAGCTTTGTCACCAGCGTGTCCCTCCTGTCAGGGGACAACGTGCTGCAGAAGTGGCAAGTGCTGGCTGacgtgctgtgctgctcagagcgCCTGGTGGTCCTCCTCAGCAGGGTGGAGGTGATGTGCAAAGCCAAAGCCTTCTGCTTGGAGGCCATCAAGCTGGCTGTGAAACTGCAGGCAATCCGATGGTGAGTGACCGTGGATGGGGACGTCCCTGGGCCTGGGTGTTGTCCTTTGGTGAGGGGTTGGCCCCTCCTCGGTTTGATCTGGAGCAAGCAGCTCCTCTAGTGTTTGTCCTGGGGCACATTATCCCGGGAGTTCAGCTTGCCAGTTCAAACTGAACAGCACTGGGAATGGAGCTCTGAGGGGCCTCTGAGGGCTGTTTTTCCTCCCCTAGGTGTGTTTCCTTCCTGGTGCTGAAGgctcagctggagctgcagcagagcgAGCTGGAGCTGAGCCACTGGGACCTGCAGCAGGCTCTGTTCCTCCTGGAGTCGGGCACAGGTGAgtctctgctctgggctggaagAAGGGAGGGggacaggaaacaaaatgacCCCCAACCATGCTAGGAGCTCGCTCATGGCTGCTTCTGGGGCTTGGGCAATGAAGAGGGGGCTGCTTTTGGGGCTTAGGCGAATAgggggctgctggaggagcttcCCAAACCGCCCTCACTTCTGCCTGCAGAGTTTGAGGCTGATGAGAAGCAGCGAGGTCCCCTGAAGATCTTGCCCAGGAAGGGCAAAccagagggaaggaagcagcaggatgTGGGCTCTGAGCCTCCTGGGGAAGACGAGGGCTTCCTGAAGGGTCCTGCACTGGAATTCGTGGCTATGGTGAGCGGCCTGGAGAAAGCAGATGACCTCAGCTCCTCACCGCAACTGAAACccaagaggaagaggaggcttgCCTTCCTCGCCcaccctgctgcctgcccctgctgcctctgctctgacCTGACCTTGTCGTCCATCTGCCTCCGCTGGCTGCTTTCCTGTGCGCGGGGTGAGCTGGCGGCCGGCAGCGCAGCTGAAGGGCTGGGGCTGATCCACGCCACCCTGCAGCGCTGCGGCACCGTGGCTCCTCGCTTtgccgtgctgctgcaggacaagCTGGGCAACGGTCACGACACACCTGCACTGAAGCTGCTGGATGATTTGGTGGCCACCGGCTACACCATGCTGGCCCTTCACAGCCTGGCTGGTCCCCGGCCCgaggagaagctggaggagcagctgaaagtCGGTCTATCCTTCCTGGCATCCTGCAGTCCCCATCTGCCCAGCCTGGGGGTCTCCAGGGCCAGCCTGCTGCTCGCCAAAGCCACGGCTGCTGTTTGCCGCTTGGCCACCAAGCACGGAGGCTCTGTGGACACTGTCTTTGCCTCTTCTTGGGCTTGGCAGCCAGCCCCGCCGAGTCCCACTGAACCCAAAGCAGCTGTGGCTGCGCCTGGGATGGACAGAGCTCAACTAAAGAGGCTTAAAAACAAAGCggcagctgcagcatcccctgTGCTCAAGCCCAGAGCCAAGAAGACCCAGAGAGCAAAGCCCCCCTCGGTGGCGGATACCAAGGACACCCTTCTTGTGAGCAATTTGGACACAGAGCTGCCCGCTGCTGTTAGTCGGACTGTGACAACGTCCTGCACCCTGCACATGGACACCTGTCCCCACAGCAAAGCACGTGCACGGGGCTCTGTGTCATCCCCTGCACGTAAACCCAGAGGGAAGAAGAACCAGAAAGCGAAGCACGCAGATACCAACGATGTCTTTGCTTTGGGTGACTCGGACAGCGAGGTGCCCCCCATTGTGATCCGGCCGGCAGCAGTGCCCTGCACCCCGCGCCAGAAGTCCTGTCCTCCAGCCAGGACGTGCACCCGGGGGGCTGCAATGCTCCTACGCCCCAGGGCTCCCTTCACCGTGTTCAGCGAGGCCTCGCCACCACTCAGCAAGTCACAGCTCCTGAAAGCACCCAAAGCCCGTGGGAAAATCAGGTCCCGCCTGCCGGTAAGTGGGACAGGAGGAGGCCAGGTAGCCCCAGGCgccaggtgctgcagccctgccaccTCCCTGTCCCCCTGCTGCAGGTGACGTTCAGCGATGACAGCGACATTGAGGGTCTCAAATCAGTGCTGAGCCCTGTTGCCAGCAAAGCGCCCGATCCCAGCTGCAAGACACCGCAGTCAGCATCCTGCTCACGGAGAGCTCTGCTCCCCCAGTCCGTGGAGATGGGGGGCTCCCAGCTGAGCTCCTCCTCCGTGGGCAGAGGCTGTGGGAGCCGCACCCGGCCCCAGCGGGGACGCAGGGTTGGGGGCACAGAGAAGAAGGAGCGGACGGCACGCAGGGCTCCGAGCTGGAAAGGGGATGAGGAACGGGAGCTGCTGAGAGCCATCgaagaggaggaaaaggtgGAGGAGCAGCTCAATGTCAGCTTGGAGCTACTCCGAGCCTCTGAGGACGGAGCTGAGGGTGAGctggg
It contains:
- the ESPL1 gene encoding separin isoform X1; translation: MKRLKGADFVSRTASPEGTEELLAELSQSLSCGAAVLGSVQSTVCDRILRACVQRLGEPSCCLAHATSLLALAEAACRGYVTAATPPPTPLYLEKILYHLLKNAAARSHRDACRRAAELLHAQLCAHRRSHVPCADFSAVAHSSFCTLWSAAGTLGDRLQALRFLLLLEDEEGAVLPLEPPFFTSQTARQAAAAALSKVHQAPSSACFGRELGGCLLASLRKDAARPPALPQALCFFELALEQCRQLCKGGCYEEAEAAVRDARCFLGSSMGGSEASFSEALALLEAGVELSWALATGTGSVGPALARAAAALGSAAKASGRFLRALAEGCQFVTASLSERARSSQQRPLPQEDVLQLCAFVEGHCRVLTLLLGLVPPDGVKQWLVLKQLLYHSLQLFTSMACDTFRSSQVAGWPGQERLTLGCQDTVTLMLEALEGLPQGEQAKYLDITASCTFKLAYIFYNQNLHEEACSISELFCRKLKTIDAFRFPEIPPERLHRCFRLQVESYRKLGRLESALASCVQWLVSLRGRIRELLAEPIGLWARVKTDSMKQGAEDLRLRTLKEELSAHHLDTDTLVAVLFAELKAYKGVRADTGQERYNVLCDLLEICSEESGRLHERAAGLVELAQVLCYHNYAQQTDCSALDSVHEALRLLDSVPRNAENREQLLDDQAQALLWLYICTLESKLEEGIAREQRVKALGQKSLEDFEPNDLNYESRMQEDAFLNSGISFNLVTELAQSKSLDDALALWKQLLASQCVPAVRSPEQTVASLLVAAALYRLMDKPLQAMESYLLVRALCSALGDDLGTAGALCQVTKLLLQLECPSYAKLFLEETESCLQRADRDSDSYLLLQQTCLVLRSQLYCASHQIKDGTALLLEVLRNPALQKTAKVWYVLQAQVLQLTATYLSLPPAHLCPEFRQHIFAQGWKTAEIALSEAHKLLRSIILLLTGSSMLGSHKSTADVQFVDCGDNVLQKWQVLADVLCCSERLVVLLSRVEVMCKAKAFCLEAIKLAVKLQAIRWCVSFLVLKAQLELQQSELELSHWDLQQALFLLESGTEFEADEKQRGPLKILPRKGKPEGRKQQDVGSEPPGEDEGFLKGPALEFVAMVSGLEKADDLSSSPQLKPKRKRRLAFLAHPAACPCCLCSDLTLSSICLRWLLSCARGELAAGSAAEGLGLIHATLQRCGTVAPRFAVLLQDKLGNGHDTPALKLLDDLVATGYTMLALHSLAGPRPEEKLEEQLKVGLSFLASCSPHLPSLGVSRASLLLAKATAAVCRLATKHGGSVDTVFASSWAWQPAPPSPTEPKAAVAAPGMDRAQLKRLKNKAAAAASPVLKPRAKKTQRAKPPSVADTKDTLLVSNLDTELPAAVSRTVTTSCTLHMDTCPHSKARARGSVSSPARKPRGKKNQKAKHADTNDVFALGDSDSEVPPIVIRPAAVPCTPRQKSCPPARTCTRGAAMLLRPRAPFTVFSEASPPLSKSQLLKAPKARGKIRSRLPVTFSDDSDIEGLKSVLSPVASKAPDPSCKTPQSASCSRRALLPQSVEMGGSQLSSSSVGRGCGSRTRPQRGRRVGGTEKKERTARRAPSWKGDEERELLRAIEEEEKVEEQLNVSLELLRASEDGAEGRIRCRQEGTDVELEVLRQEASSEVLVQQGLGRTEPLCLSALHNALPTVDDTSSLDRVCGLLRSAFSCISHCPPGTLYSQLCQLLALATGDQDPITTACLLAESISVTTRHQLLSIIHRKLHKEKKSVADVAEQLQGLSLQDKDAASHRHHLTRLQDLFSFSPTGLGPQECTSFSEQLQQIPAGVTACVLTLVNIHPASVGDTLLLTRLERGSTPITVRIPTAHTETPLSSVLRDFDSIQKEQKEASNHTDKRDWWLCRFELDQRMKNLIETLEMQVLGCWKAALLPAAQDPLLAEEAACLCAQLQQCGWWGKDPTLLKVVLNAAALLSPADVRALAAGLCPAQPGRAQLLLQEALEKRKNSSQEPHGSVVLLLDKHLQKLPWESMACLRDLPVTRLPSLRFLLSYALAQRQTNSVLCRGIDPSRTFYILNPQNNLLGTEERFRSWFESEPGWRGVTGAVPSQEQMQAALLEHDLYIYAGHGAGARLLDGQAIAQLQCRAVTLLFGCSSAALAVRGNLEGTGIVLKYIMAGCPLVLGNLWDVTDRDIDRYAEALLRAWLGARPGAPLLRYVAEARRAPRLQHLIGAAPVAYGLPVALQ
- the ESPL1 gene encoding separin isoform X2; protein product: MKRLKGADFVSRTASPEGTEELLAELSQSLSCGAAVLGSVQSTVCDRILRACVQRLGEPSCCLAHATSLLALAEAACRGYVTAATPPPTPLYLEKILYHLLKNAAARSHRDACRRAAELLHAQLCAHRRSHVPCADFSAVAHSSFCTLWSAAGTLGDRLQALRFLLLLEDEEGAVLPLEPPFFTSQTARQAAAAALSKVHQAPSSACFGRELGGCLLASLRKDAARPPALPQALCFFELALEQCRQLCKGGCYEEAEAAVRDARCFLGSSMGGSEASFSEALALLEAGVELSWALATGTGSVGPALARAAAALGSAAKASGRFLRALAEGCQFVTASLSERARSSQQRPLPQEDVLQLCAFVEGHCRVLTLLLGLVPPDGVKQWLVLKQLLYHSLQLFTSMACDTFRSSQVAGWPGQERLTLGCQDTVTLMLEALEGLPQGEQAKYLDITASCTFKLAYIFYNQNLHEEACSISELFCRKLKTIDAFRFPEIPPERLHRCFRLQVESYRKLGRLESALASCVQWLVSLRGRIRELLAEPIGLWARVKTDSMKQGAEDLRLRTLKEELSAHHLDTDTLVAVLFAELKAYKGVRADTGQERYNVLCDLLEICSEESGRLHERAAGLVELAQVLCYHNYAQQTDCSALDSVHEALRLLDSVPRNAENREQLLDDQAQALLWLYICTLESKLEEGIAREQRVKALGQKSLEDFEPNDLNYESRMQEDAFLNSGISFNLVTELAQSKSLDDALALWKQLLASQCVPAVRSPEQTVASLLVAAALYRLMDKPLQAMESYLLVRALCSALGDDLGTAGALCQVTKLLLQLECPSYAKLFLEETESCLQRADRDSDSYLLLQQTCLVLRSQLYCASHQIKDGTALLLEVLRNPALQKTAKVWYVLQAQVLQLTATYLSLPPAHLCPEFRQHIFAQGWKTAEIALSEAHKLLRSIILLLTGSSMLGSHKSTADVQFVDCGDNVLQKWQVLADVLCCSERLVVLLSRVEVMCKAKAFCLEAIKLAVKLQAIRWCVSFLVLKAQLELQQSELELSHWDLQQALFLLESGTEFEADEKQRGPLKILPRKGKPEGRKQQDVGSEPPGEDEGFLKGPALEFVAMVSGLEKADDLSSSPQLKPKRKRRLAFLAHPAACPCCLCSDLTLSSICLRWLLSCARGELAAGSAAEGLGLIHATLQRCGTVAPRFAVLLQDKLGNGHDTPALKLLDDLVATGYTMLALHSLAGPRPEEKLEEQLKVGLSFLASCSPHLPSLGVSRASLLLAKATAAVCRLATKHGGSVDTVFASSWAWQPAPPSPTEPKAAVAAPGMDRAQLKRLKNKAAAAASPVLKPRAKKTQRAKPPSVADTKDTLLVSNLDTELPAAVSRTVTTSCTLHMDTCPHSKARARGSVSSPARKPRGKKNQKAKHADTNDVFALGDSDSEVPPIVIRPAAVPCTPRQKSCPPARTCTRGAAMLLRPRAPFTVFSEASPPLSKSQLLKAPKARGKIRSRLPVTFSDDSDIEGLKSVLSPVASKAPDPSCKTPQSASCSRRALLPQSVEMGGSQLSSSSVGRGCGSRTRPQRGRRVGGTEKKERTARRAPSWKGDEERELLRAIEEEEKVEEQLNVSLELLRASEDGAEGRIRCRQEGTDVELEVLRQEASSEVLVQQGLGRTEPLCLSALHNALPTVDDTSSLDRVCGLLRSAFSCISHCPPGTLYSQLCQLLALATGDQDPITTACLLAESISVTTRHQLLSIIHRKLHKEKKSVADVAEQLQGLSLQDKDAASHRHHLTRLQDLFSFSPTGLGPQECTSFSEQLQQIPAGVTACVLTLVNIHPASVGDTLLLTRLERGSTPITVRIPTAHTETPLSSVLRDFDSIQKEQKEASNHTDKRDWWLCRFELDQRMKNLIETLEMQVLGCWKAALLPAAQDPLLAEEAACLCAQLQQCGWWGKDPTLLKVVLNAAALLSPADVRALAAGLCPAQPGRAQLLLQEALEKRKNSSQEPHGSVVLLLDKHLQKLPWESMACLRDLPVTRLPSLRFLLSYALAQRQTNSVLCRGIDPSRTFYILNPQNNLLGTEERFRSWFESYAGHGAGARLLDGQAIAQLQCRAVTLLFGCSSAALAVRGNLEGTGIVLKYIMAGCPLVLGNLWDVTDRDIDRYAEALLRAWLGARPGAPLLRYVAEARRAPRLQHLIGAAPVAYGLPVALQ